A single genomic interval of Devosia oryziradicis harbors:
- a CDS encoding adenylate/guanylate cyclase domain-containing protein, translated as MAKSERRLVPIVSIDVVGFSRLVQHNERQTVRLVRRAYAHFVNRIGERGGAVFKTMGDGLLAEFTSVIAAVEWVARIQKELHSRQLRAPGGEILQVRAGIVMADVLVHGDDLFGNGVNLAVRVQNLSPPGGMAITKWMYEYLGGQSDLEFTDLGPSILKNIPKTVRIFVWHPSGAVAPAAKPDEPAALVPPSTRPSVVVLPFDNMSGEADQAYFADAVVEEITATLARIKDFFVIARNSAFAYKGRAIDVRQVGRELGVRYVVEGSVRRVGERVRITAQLVETETGNHVWSDKVNGTVHELFDLQDSMAALVASAIQPSIRQAEIDRAVLKRPDTLAAYDLVMRAMPHLWAHQPHENRQAIDLLDQALKLEPGYGLAAALAAWAHGQQIAYNWTQDAAGERAHANRLIELASSTTAGNPTAMTALASAIMQTGGDVAQATALAERALALDPNHAWAWLRRGFGRVYLGFPEEGLAAFEASLRLSPLDPFAFNMSLGMGLAHFSAGRPKQAIEFASRALAERPGLTWPYRDLATYHAHAGDLQAAQAALAKFGAGRPDLNITSIRDSLRFMHPGLLDQYMRGLELAGLQ; from the coding sequence ATGGCCAAATCTGAGCGCCGGCTGGTTCCGATCGTGTCGATAGACGTGGTCGGTTTCTCCCGGCTCGTGCAACATAATGAGCGGCAGACGGTGCGTCTGGTGCGCCGGGCCTATGCGCACTTCGTCAACCGGATCGGCGAGCGCGGCGGCGCCGTGTTCAAGACCATGGGCGATGGCCTTCTGGCCGAATTCACCAGCGTCATCGCGGCGGTCGAATGGGTGGCACGCATCCAGAAGGAGCTGCATAGCCGGCAGCTCCGTGCCCCCGGCGGGGAAATCCTCCAGGTGCGCGCCGGCATCGTGATGGCCGACGTCTTGGTGCATGGCGACGACCTGTTCGGGAATGGCGTCAACCTGGCGGTGCGGGTGCAGAACCTGTCGCCGCCGGGCGGCATGGCCATCACCAAATGGATGTACGAATATCTGGGGGGCCAGTCCGACCTCGAATTCACCGACCTGGGCCCCTCGATCCTTAAGAACATTCCCAAGACGGTGCGCATCTTCGTCTGGCATCCGAGTGGGGCGGTGGCACCGGCCGCCAAGCCTGACGAGCCGGCGGCGCTGGTGCCGCCCTCGACCAGGCCCTCGGTCGTGGTCCTGCCCTTCGACAACATGTCGGGCGAGGCCGACCAGGCCTATTTCGCCGATGCCGTGGTGGAGGAAATCACCGCGACCCTGGCCCGGATCAAGGATTTCTTCGTTATCGCCCGCAATTCGGCCTTTGCCTACAAGGGCCGCGCGATCGACGTGCGGCAGGTGGGGCGCGAACTGGGCGTGCGCTATGTCGTCGAGGGCAGCGTGCGCCGGGTCGGCGAACGCGTCCGCATCACCGCGCAGCTCGTCGAGACCGAAACGGGCAACCATGTGTGGTCCGACAAGGTCAATGGCACGGTGCATGAACTGTTCGACCTGCAGGACAGCATGGCGGCGCTGGTGGCCAGCGCGATCCAGCCCAGCATCAGGCAGGCCGAGATCGACCGCGCAGTGCTCAAGCGCCCTGATACGCTGGCCGCCTACGACCTGGTGATGCGCGCCATGCCCCACCTGTGGGCGCATCAGCCGCACGAGAACCGCCAGGCCATCGATCTGCTCGACCAAGCCCTCAAGCTTGAGCCGGGCTATGGCCTGGCTGCCGCGCTGGCTGCCTGGGCGCATGGCCAGCAGATTGCCTATAATTGGACGCAGGACGCGGCGGGCGAACGCGCCCATGCCAATCGCCTGATCGAGCTGGCATCGAGCACCACGGCAGGCAACCCGACCGCCATGACGGCGCTGGCTTCGGCCATCATGCAGACGGGTGGCGACGTGGCGCAGGCGACGGCTCTGGCGGAGCGTGCCCTGGCCCTCGACCCCAATCATGCCTGGGCCTGGCTGCGGCGCGGCTTCGGCCGGGTGTATCTGGGCTTCCCCGAGGAGGGCCTGGCTGCCTTCGAAGCGTCGCTGCGCCTCAGCCCGCTCGATCCGTTTGCCTTCAACATGAGCCTTGGCATGGGGCTGGCGCATTTCTCCGCGGGGCGTCCGAAGCAGGCCATCGAATTTGCCAGCCGGGCCTTGGCGGAGCGCCCGGGCCTCACCTGGCCCTATCGTGACCTTGCGACCTACCACGCCCATGCCGGCGACCTCCAGGCAGCCCAGGCCGCGCTGGCCAAATTCGGCGCCGGGCGACCAGACCTCAACATCACGTCCATCCGCGACAGCCTGCGCTTCATGCATCCTGGCCTGTTGGACCAGTATATGCGAGGGCTGGAACTGGCGGGGCTGCAGTAA
- a CDS encoding Crp/Fnr family transcriptional regulator, with protein MSSVPLTAQEPRACRSCNVRYSGICSVLDAAQLHDLARHTRASRHQAGSELFGEETSITSYANVVSGVIKLMKVLEDGRQQVVGLKFANDFIGRVHATSNTLSAEAASDVELCQVPRAILEAMLEDNRPLEQKLMQETLRELDEAREWMVTLGRKSAGERVASFLYLIALHVRPELALVATEVEYDLPLTRGDMADFLGLSIETVSRQLTQLRRLEIVVIRNKRHVTIPDTERLRLRAG; from the coding sequence ATGTCGAGCGTCCCTCTCACTGCCCAAGAGCCTCGTGCATGCCGGTCCTGCAATGTCCGCTACAGCGGCATTTGCAGCGTCCTCGATGCTGCGCAGTTGCATGACCTGGCGCGGCATACCCGGGCGAGCCGCCACCAGGCCGGCTCCGAACTGTTCGGTGAGGAAACCAGCATTACCAGCTACGCCAATGTGGTGAGCGGTGTGATCAAGCTGATGAAGGTGCTGGAAGATGGCCGCCAGCAGGTGGTGGGGCTCAAGTTCGCCAACGACTTCATCGGCCGGGTCCACGCCACGTCGAACACGCTCTCCGCGGAAGCGGCGTCAGATGTGGAGCTGTGCCAAGTCCCCCGCGCGATCCTCGAAGCAATGCTGGAAGACAACCGGCCGCTCGAACAGAAGCTCATGCAGGAAACGCTGCGGGAGTTGGACGAGGCGCGGGAATGGATGGTCACCCTGGGCCGGAAATCGGCTGGCGAGCGCGTCGCCAGCTTCCTCTACCTGATTGCGCTGCATGTCCGCCCCGAGCTGGCCCTTGTGGCCACCGAAGTGGAATATGATCTGCCCCTGACAAGGGGCGACATGGCGGACTTTCTGGGCCTCTCGATCGAGACCGTTTCGCGGCAGCTCACCCAATTGCGGCGGCTGGAAATCGTGGTCATCCGCAACAAGCGGCACGTGACCATTCCCGATACCGAACGGCTGCGCCTGCGCGCGGGCTAG
- the hemN gene encoding oxygen-independent coproporphyrinogen III oxidase, which produces MTEDLATKLSRPVPRYTSYPTAPHFHPGIDQAQYASWLEALPASAQLSLYLHLPFCDRLCWFCGCHTKQVNRYSPITAYLEALAAEIGQVGCMVGTRPVTAVHWGGGSPSLLEPDDIAATSSLLREAFHFADVVEFSVELDPNDMAPEKYGAWAAAGLTRASIGVQDFDPRVQAAINRIQTYEQTRHVVESVRAVGVRSLNIDMLYGLPHQTVAGAAQTARQVASLRPERVALFGYAHVPWMKKHQAMIDEQALPDTTERFRQSQAAAAELLANGYERIGFDHFALPHDRLALASHAGRLRRNFQGYTADQHDALIGLGASAIGRLPQGYVQNVVSTHEYQRRAMSGAGAIERGVTLTRDDQVRGHAIERLLCDFSLDLAALRATFGPDADPVVEDAAAIAMTDEHGLVQLLPGKLEVTERGRPFVRTIAAGLDAYLQVGNARYSKAV; this is translated from the coding sequence ATGACCGAAGACCTGGCGACCAAGCTCTCCCGACCCGTGCCGCGCTACACCAGCTATCCAACCGCGCCCCATTTCCACCCCGGAATCGATCAGGCCCAGTATGCAAGCTGGCTGGAGGCGCTGCCGGCGTCCGCCCAGCTGTCGCTCTATCTGCATCTGCCATTCTGCGATCGCCTGTGCTGGTTCTGCGGATGCCACACCAAGCAGGTCAACCGTTACAGCCCGATCACCGCCTATCTCGAGGCGCTGGCGGCTGAAATCGGGCAGGTTGGCTGCATGGTCGGCACGCGGCCCGTCACTGCCGTCCACTGGGGTGGGGGGTCACCGTCCCTGCTTGAGCCCGATGACATTGCGGCCACCTCCAGCTTGCTGCGCGAGGCATTCCATTTTGCGGACGTCGTGGAGTTCAGCGTCGAGCTTGACCCCAACGACATGGCACCCGAGAAATACGGAGCCTGGGCCGCCGCCGGCCTGACCCGCGCCAGCATCGGCGTGCAGGATTTCGATCCACGCGTCCAGGCGGCGATCAACCGGATCCAGACTTACGAACAGACCCGCCACGTCGTCGAGTCCGTGCGGGCGGTCGGCGTGCGCTCGCTCAATATCGACATGCTCTATGGCCTGCCGCATCAGACCGTTGCCGGTGCTGCCCAGACGGCGCGTCAGGTGGCGTCGCTGCGTCCCGAACGCGTCGCGCTTTTCGGCTATGCCCATGTTCCCTGGATGAAGAAACACCAGGCCATGATCGACGAGCAGGCCTTGCCCGACACTACCGAACGCTTCCGGCAAAGCCAGGCTGCAGCGGCCGAACTACTTGCCAACGGCTATGAGCGCATCGGCTTTGACCATTTCGCCCTGCCGCATGACCGGCTGGCCCTGGCCAGCCATGCCGGCCGCTTGCGCCGGAACTTCCAGGGTTACACCGCCGACCAGCACGACGCCCTGATCGGGCTGGGGGCGTCGGCGATCGGTCGGTTGCCGCAGGGTTACGTGCAGAATGTGGTATCCACGCACGAATACCAGCGCCGGGCGATGAGCGGTGCAGGCGCCATCGAGCGCGGCGTTACCCTCACCCGCGACGACCAGGTGCGCGGCCACGCCATCGAGCGCCTGCTCTGCGATTTCAGCCTGGACCTGGCGGCTTTGCGCGCGACCTTCGGCCCGGATGCCGATCCGGTTGTCGAAGATGCTGCTGCGATCGCCATGACCGACGAGCATGGCCTGGTCCAGCTTTTGCCGGGAAAGCTCGAGGTCACCGAGCGCGGCAGACCATTCGTGCGCACCATCGCTGCCGGCCTGGACGCCTATCTGCAGGTCGGCAATGCGCGCTATTCCAAGGCAGTCTAG
- the ccoS gene encoding cbb3-type cytochrome oxidase assembly protein CcoS — translation MSGLIVLVASAMGLGALALASFFWALRNGQYDDIEGSAQRVLLDDDMP, via the coding sequence ATGAGCGGTCTGATCGTGCTGGTAGCATCGGCCATGGGGCTTGGCGCCCTGGCGCTCGCGAGCTTCTTCTGGGCGCTGCGCAACGGCCAGTATGACGACATCGAGGGCTCAGCGCAGCGCGTGCTGCTCGACGACGACATGCCCTGA
- a CDS encoding heavy metal translocating P-type ATPase produces MSARADVLEFIEPGPDGASRVSLSVPDAYCATCIQTIEKALLVLPGVRGARVNLDRRQVQIDFDPASDPSGFEDAVTRSGYRNHPIDPQAMEGRDPALRELVSALVVAGFASAHTMFFSEAVWSGVEGDARTLFYWLSALVAVPAVAFAGRPFFRSAYAALRAGKANMDVPIAIALIATTAISLLETRLAGQHAYFDASTMLLFFLLVGRTLDHVMRAQARAAVSSLARLAPRGAQRFFDDGSVAFVRLAEIVPGMRLLLRAGDRVPVDCAAVDSGAVDMSVVNGEAMPLPVVAGDALPAGALVVDRPIAVTATRPAIDSFVARTAALMESAESARTRYRRIADRAADLYAPLVHLAAALTFLFWIAAGAGWHTALLNAVAVLIVTCPCALALAVPIAHVVAAGRLFAQGVLMKDGAALERLATVRHVAFDKTGTLTSGRPVYAGEVFGSQESLSMARAMAAASNHPLSLALASGGVTGPLPPDCREVPGGGVEARIEGQRWRLGSASFCGAADDGAGERSRVWLSNGDTVVACFEFEDILRPDAASTLCDLQQASLEVSIVSGDRSASVRRVASALGIERAAYALTPSGKLETIEALRRGGPVAMVGDGINDAVALRGADVSFAPASAADVGRAAADFVLTSDRLAGVPFALWLARMTDTIVRQNLAISMAYNLVVLPMAAAGLVTPLVAAIAMSSSSMIVVLNALRLRFTQPPRSDIK; encoded by the coding sequence ATGAGCGCCCGGGCGGACGTACTGGAATTCATCGAACCTGGCCCCGACGGCGCCAGCAGGGTCAGCCTGTCCGTACCGGACGCCTACTGTGCCACCTGCATCCAGACGATCGAGAAAGCCCTCCTGGTGCTCCCCGGCGTCCGGGGCGCCCGGGTCAATCTAGACCGGCGGCAGGTGCAGATCGATTTCGACCCCGCCTCCGATCCGTCTGGCTTTGAGGACGCGGTGACCCGCAGCGGCTACCGCAATCATCCCATCGATCCCCAGGCGATGGAGGGCAGGGACCCAGCGCTCCGCGAACTCGTCTCGGCGCTCGTGGTGGCCGGCTTCGCCTCGGCCCACACCATGTTCTTCTCGGAGGCCGTGTGGTCTGGGGTCGAGGGCGATGCGCGGACCCTCTTCTATTGGCTGTCGGCATTGGTGGCCGTGCCGGCGGTGGCCTTTGCCGGTCGCCCTTTTTTTCGATCCGCCTATGCCGCCCTGCGCGCCGGCAAGGCGAACATGGACGTCCCCATTGCCATCGCCCTGATCGCGACCACGGCAATAAGCCTGCTCGAGACCCGGCTGGCGGGGCAGCACGCCTATTTCGACGCGTCCACCATGCTGCTGTTTTTCCTGCTGGTGGGCCGCACGCTCGATCACGTGATGCGGGCCCAGGCGCGGGCGGCGGTTTCGAGCCTGGCGCGCCTGGCGCCGCGCGGGGCGCAGCGCTTTTTCGATGATGGCTCCGTGGCTTTCGTCAGGCTGGCGGAAATCGTGCCGGGCATGCGGCTGCTGCTGCGCGCCGGCGATCGTGTGCCTGTCGATTGTGCTGCCGTCGATTCCGGCGCGGTCGATATGTCCGTGGTCAACGGGGAGGCCATGCCGCTGCCTGTGGTGGCCGGTGACGCGCTGCCGGCAGGCGCCCTGGTGGTGGACCGTCCCATCGCAGTCACCGCAACCAGGCCGGCCATCGATTCCTTTGTCGCCCGCACCGCCGCCCTGATGGAGTCTGCCGAATCCGCGCGGACCCGCTATCGCCGCATCGCCGATCGGGCCGCCGATCTTTATGCCCCGCTCGTCCACCTCGCTGCGGCCCTGACCTTTCTGTTCTGGATAGCTGCCGGGGCAGGGTGGCATACCGCCCTGCTCAATGCCGTGGCCGTGCTGATCGTCACCTGTCCCTGCGCCCTGGCCCTGGCCGTGCCCATCGCGCATGTCGTTGCCGCCGGCCGGCTGTTTGCGCAGGGTGTACTGATGAAAGACGGTGCCGCGCTGGAGCGCCTGGCCACCGTAAGGCATGTCGCGTTCGACAAGACGGGAACGCTGACCTCGGGCCGGCCGGTTTATGCCGGCGAGGTCTTTGGCAGCCAGGAGAGCCTCTCGATGGCTCGCGCCATGGCGGCGGCCAGCAATCATCCGCTGTCGCTGGCGCTGGCATCGGGCGGCGTGACCGGTCCCCTGCCGCCAGACTGCCGAGAAGTCCCGGGGGGTGGTGTCGAAGCCCGGATCGAAGGGCAGCGCTGGCGCCTGGGCAGCGCCAGCTTCTGCGGTGCCGCCGATGACGGCGCGGGCGAACGCAGCCGTGTCTGGCTGTCGAACGGCGACACGGTCGTCGCCTGCTTTGAGTTCGAAGACATCCTGCGACCCGACGCGGCTTCGACGCTGTGCGACCTGCAACAGGCCAGCCTGGAGGTCAGCATCGTATCGGGAGACCGAAGCGCCAGTGTGCGGCGCGTCGCATCCGCCCTGGGAATTGAGCGCGCGGCATATGCGCTGACGCCCTCGGGCAAGCTGGAGACCATCGAGGCGCTGCGCCGAGGCGGTCCGGTCGCCATGGTCGGCGACGGCATCAATGACGCCGTCGCGCTGCGCGGCGCCGACGTCTCGTTTGCCCCCGCCAGCGCCGCCGATGTCGGCCGGGCCGCTGCCGACTTCGTGCTGACCAGCGACCGGCTGGCCGGTGTACCCTTCGCGCTGTGGCTGGCACGGATGACGGACACCATCGTGCGGCAGAACCTTGCCATCTCGATGGCCTACAATCTGGTGGTGCTGCCAATGGCTGCGGCAGGACTGGTGACCCCGCTCGTCGCGGCCATCGCCATGTCCTCATCCTCCATGATCGTGGTTCTCAATGCGCTGCGCCTCCGCTTCACCCAACCTCCCAGGAGTGACATCAAATGA
- a CDS encoding FixH family protein, with translation MASTSEFTGRHMLLVTGAFFGVVIGVNALMAVSASRTWTGLVVDNSYVASQEFQVKADAAHRQDAAGWTMDIAYRDGRLIVRIAEDGEPLDLQEVQAFVRRPVGGHDDITVPLSPGPSGYEGAVTLASGVWDITVTTAPTALGAIERETRITVR, from the coding sequence ATGGCCAGCACCAGCGAATTCACCGGCAGGCACATGTTGCTGGTCACCGGCGCCTTCTTCGGCGTCGTCATCGGGGTCAATGCGCTCATGGCGGTCTCGGCTTCCCGCACCTGGACGGGGCTGGTTGTCGACAACAGCTATGTTGCGAGCCAGGAGTTCCAGGTGAAGGCCGACGCGGCGCACCGGCAGGATGCTGCAGGCTGGACCATGGACATTGCCTATCGCGACGGCCGGTTGATCGTCCGGATCGCTGAAGACGGCGAGCCGCTCGACCTCCAGGAGGTCCAGGCCTTCGTGCGCCGGCCGGTCGGCGGCCATGACGATATCACCGTGCCTCTCTCGCCCGGCCCTTCCGGGTATGAAGGCGCCGTAACGCTGGCATCAGGTGTCTGGGACATCACGGTAACCACCGCGCCAACGGCCCTGGGTGCTATCGAGCGCGAGACGCGGATAACGGTCCGCTAA
- the ccoG gene encoding cytochrome c oxidase accessory protein CcoG, giving the protein MIIIDNTRLPESHDDVEAVNSSAKRQPLYAARRKIFPKRVQGWFRRFKWLVMLVTLSIYYVTPWLRWDRGPYAPDQAVLLDLNNRRFYFLFIEIWPHEFYYVAGLLVMAGVGLFLITSTVGRAWCGYACPQTVWVDLFIAVEQFVEGDRNARIKLDAAPWTPAKVGRRGLKHGIWLLIGVATGGAWIFYFADAPTLAADLFSLQAPPVAYFTIAILTATTYTFGGLMREQVCTYMCPWPRIQGAMLDEHSLTVTYNDWRGEPRGKPAKHPSPAGKPVGDCVDCKACVAVCPMGIDIRDGQQLECITCALCIDACDAVMDKLGRERGLISYATLNDYSANMRIARQDDVVIQPARVRNATGGFAPGIRRTNWRSVLRPRTLVYFLGWSAIGMAMLVALSLRPAIGLNVLHDRNPLFVMLSDGSIQNGYDIKILNMTQQPQELVLSIEGLDGATLAGPSLTDAAARQLRVTVEPDLVLPLRLYVRSTARNLPSQSDFTMVVTSQDGAMSASTPVRFEAPDQEE; this is encoded by the coding sequence ATGATCATCATCGACAATACCAGGCTGCCCGAATCCCATGACGACGTAGAAGCGGTCAATTCGTCAGCCAAGCGGCAACCGCTCTATGCCGCTCGCCGCAAGATCTTTCCCAAGCGCGTGCAGGGCTGGTTCCGCCGCTTCAAGTGGCTCGTCATGCTGGTCACCCTGTCGATCTACTACGTGACGCCCTGGCTCCGCTGGGACCGCGGCCCCTACGCGCCCGACCAGGCCGTTCTGCTCGACCTGAACAACCGCCGGTTCTATTTCCTCTTCATCGAAATCTGGCCGCACGAATTCTACTATGTCGCCGGGCTGCTGGTGATGGCGGGCGTGGGCCTGTTCCTCATTACCTCCACGGTTGGACGGGCCTGGTGCGGCTACGCCTGTCCGCAGACGGTGTGGGTGGACCTGTTCATCGCCGTCGAGCAGTTCGTCGAGGGCGATCGCAATGCCCGGATCAAGCTCGATGCGGCGCCATGGACCCCGGCAAAGGTTGGGCGGCGCGGGCTCAAGCATGGCATCTGGTTGCTGATCGGCGTGGCCACGGGCGGAGCGTGGATCTTCTATTTTGCCGATGCACCGACCTTGGCGGCCGATCTCTTCAGCCTACAAGCGCCGCCGGTCGCCTATTTCACCATCGCCATTCTCACGGCCACGACCTACACCTTCGGCGGCCTGATGCGCGAGCAGGTCTGCACCTATATGTGCCCCTGGCCGCGAATCCAGGGTGCCATGCTCGACGAGCATTCCCTCACGGTCACCTACAATGACTGGCGCGGCGAACCGCGCGGCAAGCCTGCCAAGCATCCCTCGCCCGCCGGCAAGCCCGTGGGGGACTGCGTCGATTGCAAGGCCTGCGTTGCAGTATGCCCGATGGGCATCGACATTCGCGACGGCCAGCAGCTCGAATGCATCACCTGTGCGCTGTGCATCGATGCCTGCGACGCCGTCATGGACAAGCTGGGTCGCGAGCGCGGGCTGATTTCCTACGCAACACTCAACGACTACAGCGCCAATATGCGGATCGCGCGGCAGGACGATGTCGTCATCCAGCCCGCCCGCGTTCGCAATGCCACGGGTGGCTTCGCCCCGGGTATTCGCCGGACCAATTGGCGCTCGGTACTGCGGCCCAGGACGCTGGTCTATTTCCTCGGCTGGTCGGCCATCGGCATGGCCATGCTGGTGGCTTTGTCGCTGCGCCCGGCCATCGGGCTCAACGTATTGCACGACCGCAACCCGCTCTTCGTCATGCTGTCCGACGGCTCGATCCAGAACGGCTATGACATCAAGATCCTGAACATGACCCAACAGCCGCAAGAGCTCGTCCTCTCGATCGAGGGCCTGGATGGAGCGACGTTGGCCGGGCCGTCCCTGACCGACGCGGCAGCGCGCCAACTGCGTGTGACGGTCGAACCCGACCTCGTGCTGCCGCTTCGGCTCTATGTGCGCTCCACCGCCCGGAACCTGCCCTCGCAGTCGGATTTCACCATGGTCGTCACCAGCCAGGATGGCGCCATGAGTGCCTCCACGCCCGTCCGCTTCGAAGCCCCCGACCAGGAGGAATGA
- the ccoP gene encoding cytochrome-c oxidase, cbb3-type subunit III — MSGQDNSPGGHDRDIDHLSGVETTGHEWDGIKELNNPLPRWWLWTFYACIIWAIGYTVLYPAWPLVSSATSGLLGYSSRVELEQTMAAVETANGAVVARIAEAPLEDILADPELARFATSAGASAFRVNCSQCHGTGAAGGPGYPNLNDDSWIWGGTIEQIYLTIAHGVRSPTDPDTRYNLMPNFGADGMLDREAIKEVAAYVASLSDIGGAATPEGEQLFADNCAGCHGERGAGMSDVGGPDLTDKIWLYEGSLEAITAQIERPRHGMMQAWSEKLDDATIKELAIYVHGLGGGQ, encoded by the coding sequence ATGAGCGGCCAGGACAATTCCCCCGGCGGGCACGACCGGGATATCGACCATCTCAGCGGGGTCGAGACCACCGGCCACGAATGGGACGGCATCAAGGAACTGAACAATCCACTGCCGCGCTGGTGGCTTTGGACGTTCTATGCCTGCATCATCTGGGCCATCGGTTACACGGTCCTCTATCCCGCCTGGCCCCTGGTTTCATCGGCGACGTCGGGCCTGCTGGGCTATTCCAGCCGCGTCGAACTCGAGCAGACCATGGCAGCCGTGGAAACGGCCAACGGCGCCGTCGTGGCGCGCATTGCCGAGGCACCGCTCGAGGACATCCTGGCCGATCCCGAACTGGCGCGATTTGCCACCTCGGCCGGCGCGTCCGCCTTCCGCGTCAACTGCTCCCAGTGTCACGGTACGGGCGCCGCGGGCGGTCCGGGCTATCCCAACCTCAATGACGATTCCTGGATCTGGGGCGGCACGATCGAACAGATCTACCTCACCATCGCCCATGGGGTCAGGTCGCCAACCGATCCCGATACCCGCTACAACCTGATGCCCAATTTCGGCGCCGACGGCATGCTCGATCGCGAGGCGATCAAGGAGGTTGCCGCCTATGTCGCCAGTCTTTCCGACATCGGCGGCGCCGCGACCCCGGAGGGCGAGCAACTGTTCGCCGACAACTGCGCCGGATGCCACGGCGAACGCGGGGCCGGGATGAGCGATGTCGGCGGGCCCGATCTCACCGACAAGATCTGGCTTTATGAGGGTTCGCTCGAGGCGATCACCGCCCAGATCGAACGGCCACGGCACGGCATGATGCAGGCCTGGTCCGAAAAGCTGGACGACGCCACCATCAAGGAGCTGGCGATCTACGTCCACGGGCTCGGCGGCGGCCAGTAA
- a CDS encoding cbb3-type cytochrome oxidase subunit 3, translating into MHYDTLRHFADSWGLVYLFAIFLAVAALMLRPGARDRARDAALIPLKNDEGNAP; encoded by the coding sequence ATGCACTACGACACCCTCCGCCACTTCGCCGACTCCTGGGGCCTGGTCTACCTCTTCGCGATCTTCCTGGCGGTTGCCGCCCTCATGCTGCGGCCTGGCGCCAGAGACCGGGCCCGGGACGCTGCACTCATTCCTCTCAAGAACGACGAAGGGAACGCGCCATGA
- the ccoO gene encoding cytochrome-c oxidase, cbb3-type subunit II: MSILDKHGVIERNASLLLVGSLVVVCIGGIVEITPLFYFQNTIEKVEGMRPYSPLELAGRDIYVREGCYVCHSQMIRPFRDEVERYGHYSLAAESMYDHPFQWGSKRTGPDLARVGGRYSNEWQVQHLTDPRSVVPESIMPSYSFLAKATLDYDTIEGMLQANARVGVPYTPEMIEGAASDLVAQATPDADTTTVLARYPKAVTGDFDGDPMRITEMDALVAYLQMLGTLVDFNTYDPAANAR; encoded by the coding sequence TTGTCCATTCTCGACAAACACGGCGTCATCGAACGCAATGCCTCGCTCCTGCTGGTGGGCTCCCTGGTCGTGGTCTGCATTGGCGGCATCGTGGAAATCACGCCCCTGTTCTACTTCCAGAACACGATCGAAAAGGTGGAGGGCATGCGCCCCTACTCGCCGCTGGAGCTGGCGGGTCGCGACATCTATGTGCGGGAAGGCTGCTATGTCTGCCATAGCCAGATGATCCGGCCGTTCCGCGACGAGGTGGAGCGCTACGGGCACTATTCGCTGGCCGCCGAGTCCATGTACGACCACCCCTTCCAGTGGGGCTCCAAGCGGACCGGGCCCGACCTGGCTCGCGTGGGCGGCCGCTATTCCAACGAATGGCAGGTGCAGCACCTGACCGATCCGCGATCGGTGGTGCCTGAATCCATCATGCCCAGTTATTCGTTCCTCGCCAAGGCGACACTGGACTACGACACGATCGAGGGGATGCTCCAGGCCAATGCGCGCGTCGGGGTTCCCTATACGCCCGAGATGATCGAGGGCGCTGCCTCCGACCTCGTGGCCCAGGCGACGCCCGACGCCGACACCACCACCGTCCTGGCCAGATATCCCAAAGCGGTCACCGGCGATTTCGACGGGGACCCGATGCGCATCACCGAGATGGATGCCCTTGTGGCCTATCTGCAGATGCTGGGCACCCTGGTCGATTTCAACACCTACGACCCAGCCGCAAACGCCCGCTAG